Sequence from the Nasonia vitripennis strain AsymCx chromosome 5, Nvit_psr_1.1, whole genome shotgun sequence genome:
TCTGACGAACTTTGTGGCCGAATGGATGTCGCACATCTCTGACCCGGCGACTCAGCAGCGTTACCTCTCCACGGCCCAGTTCGTCGGCAACAGCTTCCTCAAGTCCCAGGGCTACCCTAAGTCAGTCATGTTCGAGCCCGGCAGACCTGTTGAGAGTCTTTCTAGGTTCGTTAAAGCTATTCCTTTTGCGAAACGATAGGTATTGTGAATTTCTTTTGATAATCAACCTGTTCGTTATTACAGGCTGGCTAACGCTGTGGCAATGCGTCACCTGAACATGAAGATCGACAGTCACAAATACATCAAGCCAGCCATAGCTTACATCCAGGAGTTGATGAACTTGGCTTCGGAGAAGGGCTTCATCATGTCGCGAATCAACGCCCGCGAGCTCAGCAACAAGTTGAGTGACTCCATCAACAACGGCTTCATTGCGCCTCTGCTCAAGGTAAGCAACTTTCCTCATAACTGTATAAGTGTTTTTCATAGACAGAATCGTTCCAACAACAAATTACAATCTTTGCAGGCATACCGAGCGTACAAATGGGGATCGAAGATGCCTCACTGCGCTGCTCAGATCCTCTGCTCCATCAACCACAAGTCAACGCCTACGGAAGGCAAAGTAGGAGACGACTGGTTCCGCACCGGTCTGACGAAGGTGGCGAGTTTCCCTGCCGCTTGGGCCATCAGCAACAAGGCGGGACTGAGCTTTTGGTCTCTCTACGCCTCTATTTTGGATCAGACCAACTGCCTCGTAAGTTGACTCATTAGTTAATAAATTTAACGCGCATTTCCGCTTtcaatcttttattttatacgtTTGCTGTGTCTTTACAAAACTCGTATACAAGTAGCAACATTTGGTGACGATTTCTATATAAACTGTCATCTATAAAAAATCCTACTGCTTCAACAAAACAGAAACAACGTTCGCATCAACATAAACGATATGCTTGTCTATTGCAGGAGAAGTACCCGGCTGAATGCACACCTTTCCACGAAGAGGAGATCCGAGTGACCACGGAGTTTCCGCACAGTGATGAACTCTAAACCCGAAGTCCTTAAGTTTACGAATTAATTGTTaatcccacacacacacacacacacagaagaGACTGTTTTAACGTTTATAATAATGAGagaagaagaacaaaaaaatacgCTCCGAGTAGGACGAGAACGTTTACTCGCTCAAGCTCATCCAGCGAAATGCAGTGATTTtacctcgtttttttttcttttcttattatacatttttcgatgatAAGACAAATTTATAGAACTTGCGTAGACTCTAAGGGTAAAAAAAAGGACGACGACGATACGGAGAAAAGAAACCGGTATGaaagataatttaataaatatatatgaatataGGTGTGATAGGAGGAAAACTAAAAATCGTATATAATATTAAGCGATAAGCTTCGCGAGAGAAGAGGAGAACTTTTCGACTCAGTACCTATATAtgcatgaaaatttaatttatgaCCTTTAACaaatgtgaaaatattgaataacGGCGTTGAAAGGCCTTTTCTTCTAAATCTTTGATATTATATGAAATGAAAGGATGAACGCAGTCTCGCGAGCCTCCAGATCTGCTCCGGCTGCGACTTGTTAATACATAAACGTAGATAGCCGATTCGTATACATAATTCTTGTAAATATTAGATAAATgtcaaataaaatataagtgaTCTAATAATGTATTATTCAAGCTCCCGCTGCTCCGTACAACCCATTGTTTTCCTCTTAACGTTTCTATTACTTCTTCTTGATACTTTTGCAAGCCCACTCTAGACCTTCCTGAAATATTGATCAACAAATAAGCATATGACATTTGTAAATTCGATGTCTAAATAGAACAAATTTACTTTGATGCCTTTGCCATCGGTAGCAACGCAAGATTGAATTTGCCAGTCCCTGTCCTTGATGTTATGCAGCCCCAGAGCCTCGGCAATGTCAGCTGCCGTAACCGATTGAGCGACATCTTGCTTATTAGCATAAACCAGCAGCGGAACACCACGAAGTTTATCTTCCGTTAGAAGTTCAGAAAGCTCTTGACCCGTCTCTTCCAGACGATTCGAGTCTGAGCTATCGATCACGTAAATCTGCGAAATAATGTTGTTGTTATATAGTAGATACTTTGTTATATCAGTAAAAGTAGTCATCGTTAGGCTTACAAGGACGTCGGTGTTCTCGAAGTAATTGCGCCAGTAAGGACGTATTTTCCGGGCTCCGCCGATATCCCAGACGTTCAACTTGAAGCCCTCGCTGTGTACACTTTTTATGTTGAATCCTTGAGTTGGAGTTAcctgtaatattattttattgtataccTGTGGGGAGCACTTtgcgttttattaaaaaaatatgcatgTAAAATTCGAACCTGAGTGATGTCTTCATTTGCCAGACATCGAAGTATCGTAGTTTTTCCTGCGTTGTCAAGTCCTAAGAGCAACAACCGCAACTCCTTATCTGGGTTGGATCGGAGTTTGCGCAGTATAGCTAGTAAACCCTGTAgatagttttgaaaaatcaatcatCCCGCAtctattgtttttttaaatagctgatcttaataaaatatattttaaagaaCGCGCATTCATTGACAGCGCCTCTACTGGACTATTTAAAATGCGTCTGCTCCAAACACgcgagtatacagggttataAGCACACAGTTGCGTGTTCGTGTATTTTCTCGCGTGTAGTGCaattaaaaagtatgaaatataCCAACCATAGTGTGAACAAGTCCTTGGTGTACGAAGAAGACAAGTTTGTGAATGAATCGATAAACTGTCGTTCATTCCTGTTACGGTAGAACTAAAACGCCGGTCTAGTGTCAGGTAAATAACAAGTTACGATGAACGTCGACATGAATATGAATCTGTTGGACGATTGTTTTggattgtctttttttttttaaattaatgttCTAATCCGCAGCAGATTGGTCTGTGCTCGTTAGTatactctttttctctttgttttgaTGGCTTTGTTGCATTATGTTGCTATGGTTTCGAAAACGCATAAACGGGCCATCTGGTGCCATCTGTGGACGAAGCTTCCAACGggataaaattaaatgaagCATACCTTACTTACCGACCGCCAGTataatgtttaattaatttgcGCGTTACGTTTGTTGATTTATGGCTGCTTCAATATtgttgaataataattttggaaGATCCaggaattattttaaaaatacgtcaatttaaaaatgttgtttttagGAAGATGGCAAAAATTTACTATACAGGATTGAGCACTAGTAAATTTATTTGTGACGATGAATCTGACGACAGTACAAATTTAGTAGTAAATGATCAATTCATCCCTGTACCTTGGGAAGATGTAACCGATATTGAGATCGGTTGGGATTATTTTCTCATTTGGAAAAATAACAAAGTTCACATAGTAGGAAAAATAGTCGGAGAAAAGTGTGAAAAAGTCATCCAATCGCTTCGAATTCCTGACTGCGCAAATACGAAGTAAACATATAAACGTTCGAATATTCAAAATGCAATTCATggatgattaaaatttaaataaaaatttattacacattTTTAGTTTCAAACAAGCCATAGCGGGCTCTGAAAACGTAACAGTTTTAACTGACGATCAAGATATCTGGATTCACAATATGTATAATGGAAATTGGAAGAAAGTGCCGAATTTCATTTCAACTGCGGACGAGGACAAAAAAGAATGCGTCGTTAAAATCGCCCAGGGCCGATGCACTGTAGCCTTGACGAATTTGGGTCAAGTCTTCAATATTCCAATATCCCTGAATGATCCTGAATCACTGATATTTATCGACGTCGCTTGTGGATACGATCATACTCTGTTGCTCGCGAAAGACGGTGGTGTATATTCCGTAGGAATGGGAACGTAAGTCTTTTTTACGTAACCATATGATAAATGaagatttgattttaatcgatgaaatttacgtttttttttttaattttatttgaactGATTGAAAAAGGCGAGGACAACTAGGCCATGGCGATTTAGAAGATTGCGATGAGCCTAAATTGATAGAGGCGTTGGCAGGTTTGAAGATAGTACAAATTTCGTCAGGAGGATGGCACAGTGCGGTTGTCACGGACCAGGTGTGAACAACTTCATTTTCGCCACGTAGTAATAGTCCAATTATACCTAAATTGCTTTTTTACAGGGAGATTTGTACACTTGGGGATGGAATAATCAAGGCCAACTTGGTCATCCGGATGTGGAAAATGTCGTAGCAGTACCAAAAATCGTGGATTTTATCGATGAGACTGAAGAAACGGTcgaaattaatattaaaaaagcaCAATGTGGCAGTGCGTTTACGATTTGCATGACAGGTATTTTccgagattttcttttaacattatttttttatatactctgaatttgaatatatttctAGATAGTGATAAATTGTGGGGCTGTGGATCAAACAAATACGGCCAGTTAGGATTGCCTAGAGAAGCATTTACttctgtgaaaaaatttgttgCCATAAAACTTCCCAACATTGAAAAGCCAATCAGAGATTTCAAATGTCGTGAATGGGGCAGTTGTATTTATACGTGACAGCAGAAGAAAGCTTTATCTAATCAAGTTTTTATTACATTAGAGCTATTAGAGTTTGTTTCTATTTCACTGTTTTTACGAGTATACATTACGTTGTCAGCCTCCAAGGCTTCCGAAAGTGGCAGAATAAAACGAAATTGATTGATATCAAATACCGAAATCAACTTAGTTATTTCTGTCATTTCTTctatgaaacttttcttgcTCGATTTTCTCTTCTTCATCTCTAAATATgccaaatttcaattaaaaattccaaTACATATGCACTAATAGAAATATCAGGAAAAACTCACTCTCATTTTTTGGGTTTGAAGCAGTGGATGCTTGTCttgaaatttcgaatttttgAACTATTCGTGGATTTCGAAAATGATATGGAATCGTGTAATAAACAATGTCCTTTTGATTTTCACACGCAGCTCGAATCAGCGTGTAATTAAGTTTCGTGCCAAATCTTaggtaacaaaataaaattaatttatactaTTGCAAATTAAATGACTACTGGAATAGAGGTGTACTAACATTTGATAGGTCGATTCTATTATAACGTTAAGAAGCTGTTCATCAAGATTTATAAGCTCTAATGATTTTCGTTCAAACGATTCGTCTTCTACTTGTTCTCTATCACTCTTCGCTATAATAACTAAtgcatttttctaaaataGCAATCGTTCGTAcattaaaaatgaattgtTAATGCttgaagaattttttaaactaaaaaaattaattattatacatcGTCGCTTCCACTTGTACTTGAGATACTTTCTGCGAATTCTGTATCAATTTTAGTCTCATGGTAGAGTAATTGAGACGGCAGGAGAACACCCTTACCATTAAGGATTTCCGATAAGGTTTGATAAAACAAATTACTCATAAGTTCAAAAAATTGCTCTCTCTGCACGTCTGTTCACAAGAAAATGACTTTGTGGTTTTAATAATACTCTCGAAAAATATGTTAAAATGGttacttttcaaaatataCCTGGACTGTCAAATACTAAATTGATTTCTTCATGAAGCCAAAGTACAAAAGTACTGTAATCGTGTGTACTTATTTCATTTGATGCACTGATAATCTGTTCCGCAATAGTTCTCAGTAACCAACTCGATACAAGGTTTGTCTTGTAATCTCTGACATCTAAAAATTCCGCCAACaatctaaaataaatgaaaatgcCGTATTTAAGCTACAGCAAATTGGAATAATTCGGCTATTTTTGACTATCCCTTTACTTTATTACATCGTCGTCAATATCAGATTTATCGGTTACTACTTTATTGACTATCAGTTGCTGAATTGACTGTCCAAAATTAATGGCTTCAGCCGTAGCTCTCGAAGATGTTGAAATCTACATCAATCGAAGAAACCTTATAATTGTTTGCATTCAAGATGTTACTTTGAAAATGATACaaagaaaaatgaataaacGTGAAACGTTTTCGATAAATAAACGacgaaaaaatgaatcgacGCTGTGGacacaaaatatttaattaaaacccTATCATAAATGAGACTTGGTCACCTCGTCTGGAGCACCAGCCGTGATAAAAATTTGTTCATCGTCCTCGGCGCTCGCTTTCGAATGCATCACGTGTGTGACTTCTTCTCTTCAATCACACTCTTTACACGAAGGTAAAAGCCAAATCTAAAATCCCGATGCTTTGAACGTTCGAGTTACACGTTACACAAAAACGCATATGAAACGAATTATACTCCATGCAGGTAtatgataaaacaaaaaatatatatgatcGTCAAATGAGCATATAAAACGTGAGTcagtattttttcatttttattcattcattttattaatttttttccatattttgttcaatattttcagaaaataacACTCCAAAGCGAAAAAACCGTATATTCTCACCAATCCCAATGTTTATAATATacacatatttatatattataatcctcgtataatatatatcatatatgtatatccgtcatgtatataatgtatactttttattttttatgtataataatgtTTATGTGTAGTAGCGCACACTTTAGACTGTTTATGTATCGATACCTCTATAATTTGATCGATAAATTACAAATATTGAAAAACATGAAACAGATACAGCCGCCCGGCGGGGACGCGCTCTCGCGAGCTCCGACACGAAAGCCAGACGCCGATATTGCgcgcgttttttctctttttcgatttttcgatcTGCACCAAAACGAGACGCGGGAAAAATCGTCATACCAACGCGTTTACCGATGATCGcgttttttttcatactttcCTGTATTTCGTCGAAGGCCTGCGCGTTTTCATAAAAACAAGGCACGGgcaaatcaaaatttttcacgTCGAGAGCCTGAGCAGCGTCCGGGAAGCTTAATCGAAAATCTCTCGGGTAATTTTCCGAGAGGCCTTGTACGCGTAAATATGTCTAGAACGCTGAACGGGCTTTTTATAACAGCACCTTTGCTCATAAAATATTCTTCGAAGAGTCAAAGCCTCTGGGAACAATAGCCGAAGATTTTTCGCAATTCctcttttttactttatcatTATCATATATCCGGACGCGTTTGAGGTTCGCGAGATGGCGATTCGGAAAGGTTGGATAACGATCGTCCCGCTGAGCTCGACGATTCTCGTGTgctttttacaatattatataattagtAGACGACGCGCGAAATCTTCGTCTGGCTTCGCGTCGAAGCAAGATCGGCACGTCCGGGAGGCGACCGATGtacttgaatattttttttcacaccGAAGTCAAAAAGGCAATACGCAGTATGAACTTACCTAatacatgtgtgtgtatctctttttttctctctctctctctctctctctctctctctctctctctctctctctctctctctctctctctctctctctctctctctctctctctctcgctttctcgctctcttataATGTGTATGCGCGTGTACGGTAAAATTTACAATTGTCTCTTCtctactctttttctctcatCCCCTCTTTATCtcgtttatataataataataattattatgtttataataaaaatctcGACAGAGCGCTCGAGATTTGCATCggcatttttgttttgtatGTGTCTATCGCGAAATGTTTTTATCTCCTTTGAGCTTTCCTCGGTTGTCCTTTTTGTCTTTCTGCTGTCGCGtctttgtatatatatatatatatgtcggCTGTATCGTAATTGTACAAATAACGATAATAGTTTATATACTTGTCTTGTGTACATCCTTCTTCCTCGGTTTCGCGAAAATCTTCTCACATGCTTCAAGATATATCGGAC
This genomic interval carries:
- the LOC100677928 gene encoding uncharacterized protein LOC100677928 isoform X1; its protein translation is MHSKASAEDDEQIFITAGAPDEISTSSRATAEAINFGQSIQQLIVNKVVTDKSDIDDDVIKLLAEFLDVRDYKTNLVSSWLLRTIAEQIISASNEISTHDYSTFVLWLHEEINLVFDSPDVQREQFFELMSNLFYQTLSEILNGKGVLLPSQLLYHETKIDTEFAESISSTSGSDDKNALVIIAKSDREQVEDESFERKSLELINLDEQLLNVIIESTYQIFGTKLNYTLIRAACENQKDIVYYTIPYHFRNPRIVQKFEISRQASTASNPKNEKMKKRKSSKKSFIEEMTEITKLISVFDINQFRFILPLSEALEADNVMYTRKNSEIETNSNSSNVIKT
- the LOC100677860 gene encoding RCC1 domain-containing protein 1, which encodes MAKIYYTGLSTSKFICDDESDDSTNLVVNDQFIPVPWEDVTDIEIGWDYFLIWKNNKVHIVGKIVGEKCEKVIQSLRIPDCANTNFKQAIAGSENVTVLTDDQDIWIHNMYNGNWKKVPNFISTADEDKKECVVKIAQGRCTVALTNLGQVFNIPISLNDPESLIFIDVACGYDHTLLLAKDGGVYSVGMGTRGQLGHGDLEDCDEPKLIEALAGLKIVQISSGGWHSAVVTDQGDLYTWGWNNQGQLGHPDVENVVAVPKIVDFIDETEETVEINIKKAQCGSAFTICMTDSDKLWGCGSNKYGQLGLPREAFTSVKKFVAIKLPNIEKPIRDFKCREWGSCIYT
- the LOC100124101 gene encoding ADP-ribosylation factor-like protein 3: MGLLAILRKLRSNPDKELRLLLLGLDNAGKTTILRCLANEDITQVTPTQGFNIKSVHSEGFKLNVWDIGGARKIRPYWRNYFENTDVLIYVIDSSDSNRLEETGQELSELLTEDKLRGVPLLVYANKQDVAQSVTAADIAEALGLHNIKDRDWQIQSCVATDGKGIKEGLEWACKSIKKK
- the LOC100677928 gene encoding uncharacterized protein LOC100677928 isoform X2, coding for MYTRQISTSSRATAEAINFGQSIQQLIVNKVVTDKSDIDDDVIKLLAEFLDVRDYKTNLVSSWLLRTIAEQIISASNEISTHDYSTFVLWLHEEINLVFDSPDVQREQFFELMSNLFYQTLSEILNGKGVLLPSQLLYHETKIDTEFAESISSTSGSDDKNALVIIAKSDREQVEDESFERKSLELINLDEQLLNVIIESTYQIFGTKLNYTLIRAACENQKDIVYYTIPYHFRNPRIVQKFEISRQASTASNPKNEKMKKRKSSKKSFIEEMTEITKLISVFDINQFRFILPLSEALEADNVMYTRKNSEIETNSNSSNVIKT